One Methylophilus sp. TWE2 DNA segment encodes these proteins:
- a CDS encoding type II secretion system F family protein codes for MPLFEYKGRTEDGMMVTGVQEAADVDALGAALIGTRITPVEIKPKKAGAVAINLFEEKVTSLDVMIFSKQMYTLLKAGIPIMRALAGIQSSVGNQKLAQVVGQLRVSLDSGRELSVAMTEHPKVFDSFYISMIRVGETTGNLDNIFLRLSEHIEFDRFMRGQIKSALQYPMFVLTAMAIAIVVINVMVIPQFEKVFASMHADLPFITKMLIAFSNFMRNYWFVLIGMIAGAGWSFKTYVKTASGRSNWDRIKMRIPIAGKIIFKGTMARFARSFALSTRSGLPILSALRLVSQTVENEYISAKILSMSAGIERGETILRTATQTGVFNSLVLQMIAVGEESGSLDTLMQEIADMYQADVEYDVKTLGAQIEPILIMFLGALVLVLALGVFLPIWDMSSVMLKGS; via the coding sequence ATGCCATTATTTGAATACAAGGGGCGGACCGAAGATGGCATGATGGTGACCGGCGTACAGGAGGCCGCGGATGTTGACGCATTGGGTGCTGCTTTAATTGGCACCAGGATTACCCCGGTTGAGATTAAGCCTAAAAAAGCAGGTGCGGTTGCCATTAACCTGTTTGAAGAAAAAGTCACTAGCCTTGATGTCATGATCTTTAGTAAGCAGATGTATACCCTGCTTAAAGCCGGTATTCCTATCATGCGTGCATTGGCTGGCATACAAAGCTCGGTAGGTAATCAAAAATTAGCGCAAGTGGTGGGGCAGTTGCGCGTGAGTCTGGACTCCGGCCGGGAATTGTCAGTGGCGATGACTGAGCATCCTAAGGTCTTTGACAGTTTTTATATCAGCATGATCCGGGTGGGCGAAACGACAGGTAACCTGGATAACATTTTTCTGCGTCTGTCCGAACATATCGAGTTTGACCGCTTTATGCGTGGGCAAATCAAGTCGGCTTTGCAATATCCTATGTTCGTCTTGACCGCCATGGCCATCGCCATTGTGGTGATTAATGTCATGGTGATCCCTCAGTTTGAAAAAGTGTTTGCCAGCATGCATGCGGATTTGCCATTTATCACCAAAATGCTGATCGCTTTTTCAAACTTTATGCGCAATTACTGGTTTGTGCTAATTGGCATGATTGCTGGGGCGGGCTGGTCGTTTAAAACTTATGTTAAAACGGCAAGTGGTCGGTCAAACTGGGATCGCATCAAGATGCGCATCCCGATTGCCGGAAAAATTATTTTTAAAGGCACCATGGCGAGGTTCGCACGCAGTTTTGCTTTATCCACTCGGAGTGGCTTGCCGATTCTGTCAGCTTTGCGCCTAGTGTCTCAAACGGTTGAAAATGAGTATATCTCCGCCAAAATATTAAGCATGTCTGCAGGCATAGAGCGCGGTGAAACCATCTTGCGAACGGCCACACAAACAGGCGTATTTAATTCGCTAGTTTTGCAAATGATCGCAGTAGGCGAAGAATCTGGTTCGCTGGATACATTAATGCAAGAAATTGCCGATATGTATCAAGCGGATGTTGAGTACGACGTTAAAACCTTGGGGGCGCAGATTGAACCTATTTTAATCATGTTCCTTGGGGCACTGGTGTTAGTGCTCGCGTTAGGGGTGTTTTTACCCATTTGGGATATGAGTTCGGTCATGTTGAAAGGGAGTTAA
- a CDS encoding homoserine kinase, giving the protein MSVFTTLNLDEVRQWLAPFNVGELHTLRGIAAGITNTNYFVETSQARFVLTVFEKNDFDELPYFVHLMTHLSRHDIPCPKPIVDQNNTALHRIHGKPALMVSCLRGSDVSQPNLKQIEAVARTLARMHVAGLDFHEQSHNQRGQGWRVMTAQQVMPKLAPVQQHLLQEELEFQHGLDLSRLPHGVIHGDLFRDNVLFDGDVLGGFIDFYYACHDVLAYDVAIAANEWCVDSTGNFVDEKLAAFMNAYQSERPFTEAEKTHWPALLRRAALRFWLSRLYDFYYPVAGELTHAKDPAHFERVLLNRKALT; this is encoded by the coding sequence ATGTCTGTTTTTACCACGCTGAATTTGGATGAGGTGCGCCAGTGGCTGGCGCCTTTTAATGTCGGTGAGTTGCACACCTTACGTGGCATTGCTGCCGGGATCACCAATACCAATTATTTCGTTGAAACCAGTCAGGCGCGCTTTGTGCTGACGGTGTTTGAAAAAAATGATTTTGACGAGTTGCCTTATTTTGTGCACTTGATGACGCATCTGTCGCGGCATGATATTCCGTGTCCCAAACCAATTGTGGACCAGAATAACACTGCCTTGCATCGCATTCACGGTAAGCCCGCCTTGATGGTGAGTTGCCTGCGAGGGAGCGATGTCAGCCAGCCCAATTTAAAGCAGATTGAGGCGGTGGCACGGACATTAGCGCGAATGCATGTGGCCGGGCTGGATTTTCATGAGCAGTCGCACAATCAACGTGGCCAAGGCTGGCGTGTCATGACTGCGCAACAGGTGATGCCTAAACTGGCCCCGGTCCAGCAGCATCTGCTACAGGAAGAACTGGAGTTCCAGCATGGACTGGATTTGTCACGATTGCCACATGGCGTGATTCACGGTGACCTGTTCCGTGACAATGTGCTTTTTGATGGCGATGTGCTCGGCGGGTTTATTGACTTTTATTATGCCTGTCATGATGTCCTCGCCTATGATGTGGCCATTGCGGCCAACGAATGGTGTGTAGATAGCACCGGCAACTTTGTGGATGAGAAACTGGCGGCATTCATGAATGCCTACCAGTCCGAGCGGCCATTTACCGAGGCTGAAAAAACCCATTGGCCTGCCTTGTTGCGCCGGGCTGCCTTGCGCTTCTGGCTCTCCCGCCTGTATGATTTTTATTATCCGGTGGCGGGTGAGCTGACACATGCAAAAGACCCGGCGCATTTCGAGCGGGTGCTGTTAAATCGTAAAGCGTTGACTTAA
- a CDS encoding GGDEF domain-containing protein translates to MIYAPPQLEVETILAQKNLLPLFQPIVDIKQARVFAHEALIRGPVESKLHSPIALFNAASLCGLNIDMEYTAREVIFNEYSRSDRSHPLFVNFSPDALLLIDSHLAFGLTQLARSGLKASDIVIEITESSTIRDYAVLRDGVARFKSLGFKIALDDLGEGTSGLRLWSELSPEYVKIDKHFIANIHNDPIKLEFVRGIQKIAVESNTLTIAEGIETKEELAVIKDLKIDFAQGYLFGRPFPKFQYVLTEEVNNLLNKNIIRLFAEHQNTAKQATVISLASYQTAAFPEMTNEEVYNWFDRENTLNSIPVINHQTKPIGLISRYDTIDRFARRYQKELHGKKPCTTFMDANCLVVQKEMSILAMSELILAADPKYLLNGFIIADGERYVGMGSGHALLREVTNMQIHAARYANPLTLLPGNVPINAHIDKLLERRIPFVACYCDLDHFKPFNDAYGYRRGDEVIQFVGRLLSSQVNNEHDFVGHIGGDDFVLVFQSEGWEATCNDILDTIVKVMPDFYDLKDIQQGGIRIEDRLGNEHFYPFGSLSIGAVQVHPDAFASHHEVAGAMSNAKKQAKKIVGNSLFIERWRLAPTASRAADERLA, encoded by the coding sequence ATGATATATGCCCCTCCTCAGCTTGAAGTCGAGACCATCCTTGCGCAGAAGAACCTGTTACCGCTGTTTCAACCGATTGTCGATATTAAACAGGCGCGTGTATTTGCCCATGAAGCATTGATACGGGGTCCTGTTGAATCCAAACTACACTCACCGATTGCCCTGTTTAATGCAGCGAGCCTGTGTGGTTTGAATATCGACATGGAATACACGGCTCGTGAAGTCATTTTTAATGAATATAGCCGTAGCGACCGGTCGCATCCACTATTTGTCAACTTCAGCCCAGACGCTTTGCTACTCATCGACAGTCATTTGGCCTTTGGCTTGACGCAACTCGCACGTAGCGGGCTCAAAGCCAGTGATATCGTGATTGAAATCACCGAGAGTTCTACCATCCGTGACTATGCCGTACTCCGTGACGGGGTCGCCCGCTTTAAATCACTGGGTTTCAAGATTGCGCTGGATGACCTTGGCGAGGGGACATCCGGTTTGCGTTTGTGGTCTGAACTCTCACCCGAATATGTCAAAATCGACAAGCATTTTATTGCCAATATACACAACGACCCGATCAAGCTAGAGTTTGTGCGCGGCATCCAGAAAATCGCGGTTGAATCCAATACGCTGACCATTGCCGAAGGCATTGAGACCAAAGAAGAATTGGCGGTGATCAAGGACCTGAAAATAGACTTTGCGCAGGGCTACCTGTTTGGACGACCGTTCCCGAAATTTCAGTATGTCCTGACTGAGGAGGTCAACAACCTGCTCAATAAAAACATTATCCGCCTGTTTGCGGAACATCAGAATACTGCAAAACAGGCCACGGTCATTAGTCTGGCCAGTTACCAAACGGCCGCTTTTCCCGAAATGACCAATGAGGAAGTGTATAACTGGTTTGACCGTGAAAATACGCTCAATTCAATTCCCGTGATTAATCACCAGACAAAACCGATTGGTTTGATCAGCCGTTACGACACCATAGACCGGTTTGCGCGACGCTACCAAAAAGAATTACATGGCAAGAAGCCATGCACCACATTTATGGACGCCAACTGCCTGGTCGTTCAAAAAGAGATGTCTATCCTGGCCATGAGTGAACTGATCCTGGCCGCAGACCCTAAATACTTGCTTAATGGATTTATCATTGCTGATGGTGAGCGGTATGTAGGCATGGGGAGTGGGCATGCTCTGCTACGCGAAGTCACCAACATGCAAATCCACGCCGCGCGCTATGCCAATCCACTCACGTTGCTCCCGGGCAATGTGCCTATCAATGCCCATATTGATAAGCTGCTGGAGCGCCGCATCCCCTTTGTCGCCTGCTATTGTGATTTAGACCACTTTAAACCGTTTAATGATGCCTATGGCTACCGTCGTGGAGATGAAGTGATCCAGTTTGTCGGCCGCCTGTTAAGCAGCCAGGTGAACAATGAACATGACTTTGTCGGCCATATTGGTGGCGACGACTTTGTACTGGTGTTCCAGAGCGAAGGCTGGGAGGCCACTTGCAATGACATCCTGGACACCATCGTCAAGGTGATGCCGGATTTTTATGACCTGAAAGATATCCAGCAAGGCGGTATACGAATAGAAGATCGCTTGGGGAATGAGCATTTTTACCCGTTTGGCAGCTTGTCCATCGGCGCGGTACAAGTGCATCCGGACGCATTTGCCAGCCATCACGAAGTGGCAGGCGCCATGAGCAATGCCAAGAAACAGGCCAAGAAAATTGTAGGCAACAGCCTGTTTATAGAACGCTGGCGGCTGGCGCCAACGGCCAGCCGGGCAGCGGATGAGCGCCTTGCCTAA
- a CDS encoding GspE/PulE family protein, producing the protein MTQAELEQALEEQRKTGRRLGRVIAEKGYANERQIAEAVAHQLNIPFLDLGQYELDVKQVQKLPEVQSRRFRAILLEERPNSFLIAMVDPSDVYAYDELVRLLKRDIDIVVVQESLLMQTIDRSYRQTEQISSLALELQEDLAASNVDLASLMGVDLGIDDAPVVKLLQTIFEDAVQVRASDVHIEPQDNKLLIRFRIDGVMHFQTQADIKIATALVMRLKIMAGLDISEKRLPQDGRFGFTVKGRAVDMRISTMPTQYGETVVMRLLIQTTGHFQLDKLGMPADLLVRFRKMINRPSGMVLVTGPTGSGKTTTLYSALSELNTPETKVITVEDPVEYRLPGIIQTQVNEKIELDFPKLLRAILRQDPDIVLVGEMRDEETAQTGLRASMTGHLVLSTLHTNDASTAPVRLIDMGVPRFMVAMSLLGVMAQRLVRLICPHCAAEHTPTENETIWLSQVLPDATLPTNFRHGKGCQHCNRTGYLGRVGLYEFLEMTDELAMAANMPDTNVFIKKARERLKGKTLRDQSLQLAIDGKTTLEEIMRVDNQFEE; encoded by the coding sequence ATGACCCAAGCAGAGCTTGAGCAGGCGCTGGAAGAGCAGCGCAAAACTGGCCGCCGCCTGGGTCGCGTCATTGCTGAAAAAGGCTACGCAAATGAGCGGCAAATTGCCGAGGCCGTTGCACATCAGTTGAATATCCCATTTTTGGACTTGGGGCAGTACGAACTGGATGTGAAGCAGGTTCAAAAGCTCCCTGAAGTTCAGTCGCGCCGTTTCCGCGCCATTTTGCTCGAAGAGCGTCCAAACAGTTTCCTCATCGCGATGGTGGACCCATCGGATGTCTATGCGTATGACGAACTCGTCAGGTTGCTTAAGCGCGATATTGATATTGTAGTAGTGCAAGAAAGTCTGCTCATGCAGACCATAGACCGTTCTTATCGCCAGACCGAACAAATTTCCTCACTTGCACTGGAGTTGCAAGAGGATCTGGCTGCTAGCAATGTGGATCTCGCCAGCCTGATGGGTGTTGACCTTGGCATTGACGATGCACCAGTGGTTAAGCTGTTGCAAACCATTTTTGAAGATGCCGTGCAGGTACGAGCTTCCGATGTGCATATTGAGCCACAAGACAACAAGCTACTGATACGTTTCCGTATCGATGGCGTGATGCACTTTCAAACCCAGGCGGATATCAAGATTGCTACTGCGCTGGTGATGCGTCTTAAAATCATGGCGGGTTTGGATATTTCTGAGAAGCGCTTGCCGCAAGATGGCCGCTTTGGTTTTACCGTTAAAGGGCGGGCGGTAGATATGCGTATTTCCACCATGCCTACGCAATACGGTGAAACTGTGGTCATGCGGTTGCTGATCCAGACCACCGGACATTTTCAGCTCGACAAGCTAGGTATGCCAGCAGATTTACTGGTACGTTTTCGCAAGATGATCAACCGCCCGAGCGGGATGGTGCTGGTTACTGGTCCGACCGGGAGTGGTAAAACGACTACTTTGTACTCTGCACTGAGTGAACTGAATACCCCAGAAACCAAAGTGATCACTGTGGAGGATCCTGTCGAATATCGTTTGCCAGGCATTATCCAAACCCAGGTCAATGAGAAAATTGAACTGGACTTCCCCAAGTTATTACGCGCCATTTTGCGTCAGGACCCTGACATCGTGCTGGTGGGCGAAATGCGTGATGAAGAAACCGCGCAGACCGGTTTGCGTGCCTCCATGACAGGCCACCTCGTGCTTTCTACTTTGCACACCAATGACGCGTCTACTGCGCCTGTGCGTTTGATTGATATGGGCGTACCTAGGTTTATGGTGGCCATGTCTTTGCTTGGTGTCATGGCGCAACGTCTGGTAAGGCTGATATGCCCGCACTGTGCTGCAGAACATACGCCTACCGAGAATGAAACGATTTGGCTCAGTCAGGTGCTGCCTGATGCAACGCTACCGACTAACTTCCGCCATGGCAAAGGTTGCCAGCATTGCAATCGTACCGGCTATCTTGGCCGCGTCGGTCTTTATGAATTCCTTGAAATGACAGATGAACTGGCGATGGCTGCCAATATGCCGGATACCAATGTTTTCATCAAAAAAGCGCGTGAACGCCTCAAAGGCAAGACGCTGCGCGACCAATCTCTGCAATTGGCCATTGATGGCAAAACCACGCTGGAAGAAATCATGCGTGTGGATAATCAATTTGAAGAATAG
- the uvrD gene encoding DNA helicase II yields MQSETNLLQGLNDKQLQAVTLPHVSALILAGAGSGKTRVLTTRIAWLIQTGQTSPMGLMAVTFTNKAAKEMLTRLTSMLPINTRGMWAGTFHGLCNRMLRAHYREAGLPNTFQILDTADQLSAIKRVMKAMNVDDEKYPPKQVMGYINSCKEEGLRADAVDAYDGHSQKLREIYAAYDQQCNREGVADFAELLLRCYELLEREPHIRAHYQQRFQYILVDEFQDTNRLQYLWLKLLGGAHNSIFAVGDDDQSIYAFRGARVGNMNDFQRDFNVQNIVKLEENYRSHSNILDAANAIIANNQNRLGKNLWTSAGKGEPIRIYEAYNDTDEAQFIVDEVNMLQKEGVPLGEMALLYRSNAQSRILEHTLFSSNIPYRVYGGLRFFERAEIKHALAYMRLIANANDDTALLRIINFPPRGIGARGLEQLQEAARQNECSLWQAATNKVGEGKLGSKGVEGFVALIRQMVDQGYGITLGEMAEMVINLSGLIAHYQNDKEGEDRIENLQELVTAAVAFSKQDLGNHHNMDEDADLLTQFLNHASLEAGDHQADIGHEALQLMTVHAAKGLEFQSVFISGVEEGLFPHDQAAYENGGLEEERRLMYVAVTRARQRLYLTYAQSRMLHGQVRYGIPSRFVDEIPAELTKRLNSKPVSKPYAAGGQYAMPAAQPASAQANYPFKIGQSVRHSKFGEGVVVSYEGNASDLAVKVNFGSAGLKTLMLEYAKLEKV; encoded by the coding sequence ATGCAATCTGAAACCAATCTCCTTCAGGGCCTCAACGACAAACAACTGCAAGCGGTCACCCTGCCGCATGTCTCTGCATTGATTCTGGCAGGCGCCGGTAGTGGCAAAACCCGTGTGCTGACCACCCGCATTGCCTGGCTGATCCAGACCGGGCAAACCTCGCCGATGGGCTTGATGGCGGTAACCTTTACCAACAAGGCCGCCAAGGAAATGCTGACGCGTTTGACCAGCATGTTGCCGATCAATACGCGTGGGATGTGGGCAGGCACCTTTCACGGCCTGTGTAACCGCATGTTGCGCGCGCATTACCGTGAAGCGGGCTTACCGAATACATTTCAAATTTTAGATACCGCCGACCAGCTGTCAGCCATCAAACGCGTCATGAAAGCGATGAATGTGGATGATGAGAAATATCCGCCCAAACAGGTGATGGGTTATATCAACAGCTGCAAGGAAGAAGGCCTGCGAGCCGATGCGGTAGATGCCTACGATGGCCACAGTCAGAAATTGCGTGAAATTTATGCCGCCTACGACCAGCAATGTAACCGTGAAGGGGTAGCCGACTTTGCTGAACTGTTATTGCGCTGCTATGAACTGCTGGAACGTGAACCGCATATCCGCGCGCACTATCAGCAACGTTTTCAATACATCCTGGTCGATGAGTTCCAGGATACCAACCGCCTGCAATACCTTTGGCTAAAACTGCTCGGTGGCGCACATAACAGTATTTTTGCGGTGGGTGATGACGACCAGAGCATTTACGCTTTCCGCGGCGCACGCGTCGGCAATATGAATGATTTCCAGCGCGACTTTAATGTGCAGAATATCGTCAAACTCGAAGAAAACTACCGCTCGCACAGCAATATTCTCGATGCAGCCAACGCCATCATTGCGAATAACCAGAACCGGTTGGGCAAAAACCTGTGGACTTCGGCTGGCAAAGGCGAACCGATTCGCATTTATGAGGCTTATAACGATACTGACGAAGCACAATTCATTGTCGATGAAGTGAACATGCTGCAAAAAGAAGGGGTTCCATTAGGCGAGATGGCCCTGCTCTACCGTAGCAACGCGCAATCACGCATTCTTGAACACACGCTGTTTTCATCCAACATCCCCTATCGTGTGTATGGCGGCCTGCGCTTTTTTGAACGTGCCGAGATCAAACATGCGCTGGCATATATGCGCCTGATTGCCAACGCCAATGATGATACCGCTTTGTTACGCATTATCAATTTTCCGCCACGCGGGATTGGTGCACGCGGCCTGGAGCAATTGCAGGAGGCTGCACGCCAGAACGAGTGCAGTTTGTGGCAGGCTGCTACCAACAAGGTGGGGGAAGGCAAGCTTGGCAGTAAAGGCGTGGAGGGGTTTGTTGCGCTGATCCGGCAGATGGTGGATCAGGGCTATGGCATCACCTTGGGTGAAATGGCAGAAATGGTCATCAACCTGAGCGGACTCATCGCACATTACCAAAATGACAAAGAGGGTGAGGACCGCATCGAAAACTTGCAGGAACTGGTGACGGCTGCCGTCGCCTTTAGCAAGCAGGATTTGGGCAATCATCATAATATGGATGAAGATGCTGACCTGCTGACGCAGTTTTTGAACCATGCCAGCCTTGAGGCAGGCGACCACCAGGCTGATATTGGTCATGAAGCACTGCAATTGATGACTGTGCATGCCGCCAAAGGCCTGGAGTTCCAGAGCGTGTTTATCAGCGGTGTCGAGGAAGGCCTGTTCCCGCATGACCAGGCCGCTTACGAAAATGGCGGGCTGGAAGAAGAACGTCGCCTGATGTATGTTGCCGTCACTCGTGCACGCCAGCGGCTCTATCTCACCTATGCCCAAAGTCGCATGCTGCATGGTCAAGTCCGTTATGGCATTCCCTCAAGATTCGTGGACGAGATTCCGGCTGAACTGACCAAACGCCTGAATAGCAAACCAGTATCCAAACCTTATGCAGCCGGCGGTCAATATGCCATGCCTGCCGCACAACCTGCAAGCGCACAGGCCAATTATCCATTCAAGATAGGCCAAAGCGTGCGCCATAGCAAATTCGGTGAAGGCGTAGTGGTGAGCTATGAAGGGAATGCCAGCGACCTGGCCGTGAAAGTGAATTTTGGCAGCGCAGGTCTCAAAACATTGATGCTGGAATACGCCAAGCTGGAAAAAGTTTAG
- a CDS encoding TIGR00730 family Rossman fold protein has product MTSQKLPSMVQPELLDGDDVNHESWRAFEIMAEFVGATENLKAIMPAVSIFGSARTKPDHPNYLLTEEIARLLSDSGFSVLSGGGPGIMEAANKGAFPGRGASVGLNIKLPFEQHGNPYQDIGISFKYFFMRKVMFVKYASAFVVMPGGFGTLDELMEAITLVQTGKSRKIPIILVSKQYWAGLVDWLQNTLVAEGMASPADMDLIQVIDEPQKIVDAIFKHYETTGFELTPAERKMLLYL; this is encoded by the coding sequence ATGACCAGCCAAAAGCTACCAAGTATGGTGCAGCCGGAGTTACTTGATGGCGATGATGTGAACCATGAATCGTGGCGAGCGTTTGAGATCATGGCCGAGTTTGTCGGCGCAACTGAAAACCTCAAGGCCATTATGCCGGCCGTGTCTATTTTTGGTAGTGCGCGTACCAAGCCAGACCACCCTAATTACCTGCTCACTGAAGAAATTGCGCGTTTGCTGTCAGATTCCGGGTTCAGTGTCCTATCCGGCGGTGGCCCTGGCATTATGGAGGCGGCCAACAAAGGCGCGTTCCCCGGGCGTGGTGCCAGTGTTGGCCTGAATATCAAATTGCCTTTCGAGCAACACGGCAATCCTTACCAGGACATTGGCATCAGCTTTAAATACTTTTTCATGCGCAAGGTCATGTTTGTTAAATATGCCAGTGCTTTTGTTGTCATGCCGGGCGGTTTTGGCACGCTGGATGAGTTGATGGAAGCCATTACCCTGGTGCAGACTGGTAAGAGCCGCAAGATTCCGATCATATTGGTCAGTAAGCAGTATTGGGCCGGGCTGGTGGATTGGCTACAAAATACGCTGGTGGCAGAGGGGATGGCCTCACCGGCGGATATGGACCTGATACAAGTGATTGATGAGCCACAAAAAATTGTGGATGCCATTTTCAAACACTATGAGACCACCGGTTTTGAACTGACGCCAGCCGAACGCAAGATGTTACTTTATCTATAA
- a CDS encoding type II secretion system protein, with the protein MKKQAGFTLVELVVVIAVLGILAATALPRFVNVQSNARVAAGNGLAASLRSAANLARASWVAAGSNAGALQVTMDGQVVTVNGTGYPTADAAGIVAALQNLDAQFTPSHLNGVSTFQVGTFAQCTVTYTEATGVVSTANLTPARCG; encoded by the coding sequence ATGAAAAAACAAGCGGGCTTTACATTGGTTGAGTTGGTCGTAGTAATCGCAGTATTGGGTATTTTGGCAGCGACAGCGTTGCCTAGGTTTGTAAATGTTCAGTCGAACGCGAGGGTGGCTGCAGGTAATGGACTCGCTGCGTCATTACGTTCCGCCGCTAATCTTGCACGCGCCTCATGGGTTGCGGCTGGAAGTAACGCAGGTGCATTGCAAGTGACCATGGATGGTCAAGTTGTAACCGTTAACGGTACAGGCTATCCAACAGCTGATGCGGCGGGCATTGTTGCTGCCTTGCAAAACTTAGATGCACAATTTACACCTTCACATCTGAATGGTGTTTCTACTTTTCAAGTGGGTACTTTTGCTCAATGTACTGTTACTTACACTGAGGCCACAGGAGTGGTTAGTACTGCAAACTTGACTCCCGCAAGGTGTGGCTAA
- the trmL gene encoding tRNA (uridine(34)/cytosine(34)/5-carboxymethylaminomethyluridine(34)-2'-O)-methyltransferase TrmL → MFHIVLFEPEIPPNTGNIIRLCANAGAKLHLVKPLGFELSDKHLKRAGLDYHEYAELTVYEDWAECQQSLQGKRMFALTTKGSTRHTDLQFKDEDVFVFGPESRGLPEDIRSQFAPEHRVRLPMLPHSRSLNLSNSAAILLYEAWRQTGFPGGV, encoded by the coding sequence ATGTTTCATATCGTGCTTTTCGAACCAGAAATTCCGCCCAATACAGGAAATATCATACGTTTATGTGCCAATGCCGGCGCCAAACTGCATCTGGTCAAGCCGCTGGGCTTTGAACTCTCGGACAAACATCTCAAACGGGCAGGGCTGGATTACCACGAATACGCTGAACTGACTGTCTACGAAGACTGGGCCGAATGCCAGCAATCGTTACAGGGCAAACGCATGTTTGCGCTCACCACCAAAGGCAGCACTCGTCACACTGACTTGCAATTCAAAGATGAAGATGTATTTGTCTTTGGGCCGGAATCACGCGGCCTGCCAGAAGACATTCGCTCACAGTTTGCGCCTGAACACAGGGTCAGGTTACCCATGCTGCCGCATAGCCGCAGCCTGAACCTGTCAAACTCGGCGGCGATTTTGCTGTATGAAGCCTGGCGACAAACTGGCTTTCCTGGCGGCGTATGA
- a CDS encoding DUF2782 domain-containing protein, protein MRDFSRLLLAGICATAIALPAWAAAPKDAELLEEVPSPPKVIEGQPIDQPTVNKRKDGENDIEEYSLNGEVYMVKVTPPSGKPYYLHREDRNGDWVNDGPTRPLSVPKWILFRF, encoded by the coding sequence ATGCGTGATTTTTCCCGATTATTGCTGGCCGGTATCTGCGCGACTGCGATAGCGTTACCAGCGTGGGCAGCTGCCCCAAAAGATGCAGAACTGCTCGAAGAGGTGCCGTCTCCGCCCAAGGTGATTGAAGGACAACCGATAGACCAGCCGACCGTCAACAAACGCAAAGATGGCGAAAACGATATTGAGGAATACAGCCTCAACGGCGAAGTGTATATGGTGAAGGTGACACCACCAAGTGGCAAGCCGTACTACCTGCACCGCGAAGACCGTAATGGTGACTGGGTGAATGATGGCCCCACACGTCCCCTGTCCGTTCCTAAATGGATTCTGTTCCGATTCTAA
- a CDS encoding BPSS1780 family membrane protein — protein MTETGSQRGLRWVKESLALFRTQPHVWMLCSLAYIVIFMVLPSLPMLGFLGLVSVVIWPVCMALVVMLYRQVDLQGRMAPREVIEHLQQHFKPLVLLGASCLVYAILATYLLSSELASLISHAPTKAGMTESQMTQFLENTLSFIVKVMLLLLPLFIATWFSPMLIALNGYPLIKAIKSSIAGMLQYALPMAVSWLVMTVGMLVVMLGLGLVIGILGALIPMLAQLLMPLLVFAALLVINALMFAFQYISYKDVFRAAPQV, from the coding sequence ATGACTGAAACCGGAAGCCAGCGCGGCTTGCGCTGGGTTAAAGAAAGCCTGGCCTTATTCAGAACGCAGCCACATGTATGGATGCTGTGTTCACTCGCCTATATCGTGATTTTCATGGTGTTGCCATCGTTACCCATGCTGGGCTTCCTCGGCTTGGTCTCGGTTGTGATCTGGCCCGTGTGCATGGCGCTGGTGGTCATGCTTTACCGTCAGGTGGATTTGCAAGGCCGTATGGCTCCGCGCGAAGTGATTGAGCATCTGCAACAGCATTTCAAACCGCTGGTGCTGCTGGGTGCCAGTTGCCTCGTCTATGCCATATTGGCTACTTATTTGCTCAGTAGTGAGCTGGCTTCGCTTATTTCACATGCGCCGACCAAGGCAGGCATGACAGAGTCGCAAATGACACAATTTCTGGAAAATACGCTGTCATTTATCGTCAAGGTGATGTTGCTACTATTGCCACTGTTTATTGCCACCTGGTTTTCGCCCATGCTGATTGCATTAAATGGCTATCCTTTGATCAAGGCCATCAAATCGAGTATTGCCGGCATGCTGCAATATGCGCTGCCCATGGCGGTTTCCTGGCTGGTCATGACCGTAGGCATGCTGGTGGTGATGCTGGGCCTGGGGCTGGTAATCGGCATTCTCGGTGCCTTGATTCCGATGCTGGCACAGCTGCTGATGCCATTGTTGGTGTTTGCCGCCTTGCTGGTCATTAATGCCTTGATGTTTGCCTTTCAATACATCAGCTATAAGGATGTATTCAGGGCTGCGCCACAAGTTTAG